From the genome of Streptacidiphilus rugosus AM-16, one region includes:
- a CDS encoding citrate synthase 2, translated as MSDFVPGLEGVVAFETEIAEPDKEGGSLRYRGVDIEELVGHVSFGNTWGLLVDGKFNPGLPPAEPFPIPVHSGDIRVDVQSALAMLAPVWGLRPLLDISAEQARDDLARAAVMALSYVAQSARGQGHPMVPQSEIDKAETIVERFMIRWRGEPDPKHVKAVDAYWTSAAEHGMNASTFTARVIASTGADVAAALSGAVGAMSGPLHGGAPSRVLGMIEDIERSGDAVAYVKNALDKGERLMGFGHRVYRAEDPRARVLRRTAQELDAPRFEVAAALEKAALEELHARRPDRVLATNVEFWAAIVLDFAEVPAHMFTSMFTCARTAGWSAHILEQKRTGRLVRPSARYIGPGTRSVSEVEGFGDISH; from the coding sequence ATGTCCGACTTCGTACCCGGACTCGAAGGAGTCGTTGCGTTCGAGACGGAGATCGCCGAACCCGACAAGGAGGGCGGCTCCCTCCGCTACCGCGGTGTCGACATCGAGGAGCTGGTCGGGCACGTCTCGTTCGGCAACACCTGGGGCCTGCTGGTCGACGGCAAGTTCAACCCCGGCCTCCCGCCGGCCGAGCCGTTCCCGATCCCGGTCCACTCCGGCGACATCCGCGTCGACGTCCAGTCCGCGCTGGCGATGCTCGCCCCCGTCTGGGGCCTGCGTCCGCTGCTCGACATCAGCGCCGAGCAGGCGCGCGACGACCTGGCCCGCGCCGCGGTGATGGCGCTCTCCTACGTGGCGCAGTCCGCGCGTGGCCAGGGCCACCCGATGGTGCCGCAGAGCGAGATCGACAAGGCCGAGACCATCGTCGAGCGCTTCATGATCCGCTGGCGCGGCGAGCCCGACCCGAAGCACGTCAAGGCGGTCGACGCGTACTGGACCTCCGCGGCGGAGCACGGCATGAACGCCTCCACGTTCACCGCCCGCGTCATCGCCTCGACCGGCGCGGACGTCGCGGCCGCGCTGTCCGGCGCGGTGGGCGCGATGTCCGGCCCGCTGCACGGCGGCGCGCCCTCGCGCGTGCTGGGCATGATCGAGGACATCGAGCGGAGCGGCGACGCGGTCGCCTACGTCAAGAACGCCCTCGACAAGGGCGAGCGCCTGATGGGCTTCGGCCACCGCGTCTACCGCGCGGAGGACCCGCGTGCGCGTGTGCTCCGGCGCACGGCGCAGGAGCTGGACGCTCCTCGCTTCGAGGTGGCCGCGGCGCTGGAGAAGGCCGCGCTGGAGGAGCTGCACGCGCGTCGCCCCGACCGCGTCCTCGCCACGAACGTGGAGTTCTGGGCGGCCATCGTCCTTGACTTCGCCGAGGTCCCTGCGCACATGTTCACGTCGATGTTCACCTGCGCCCGCACGGCGGGCTGGTCGGCGCACATCCTCGAGCAGAAGCGCACGGGCCGCCTGGTGCGCCCCTCTGCGCGCTACATCGGCCCGGGTACGCGCAGCGTCTCCGAGGTCGAGGGCTTCGGCGACATCTCGCACTGA
- the serC gene encoding phosphoserine transaminase, which yields MAEIQIPADIRPADGRFGAGPSKVRPEALDALSATGSSLLGTSHRQAPVKNLVKRVREGIGSLFSLPEGYEVVLGNGGSTAFWDIAAFGLVENKSQHLNFGEFSSKFAGSVKAAPWLAEPTVIKSEPGTHPLPQAEAGVDVYALTHNETSTGVAMPIRRVEGADEGALVLVDATSGAGGLPVDITESDVYYFAPQKSFASEGGLWIAVFSPAALERAARIAASGRYIPPFFDLPTAIDNSSKDQTYNTPSISTLFLLADQLDWMNGNGGLSFTTGRTADSSSRLYTWAEKSSYATPFVTNPAERSQVIGTIDFDDSIDAAAIAKVLRANGIVDTEPYRKLGRNQLRVAMFPAIEPADVEALTACIDHVVEKL from the coding sequence GTGGCTGAGATCCAGATCCCCGCTGACATCAGGCCCGCTGACGGCCGTTTCGGCGCAGGTCCGTCCAAGGTTCGCCCGGAGGCGCTCGACGCCCTCTCCGCGACCGGTAGCTCGCTGCTCGGAACCTCCCACCGCCAAGCCCCGGTCAAGAACCTGGTGAAGCGCGTGCGCGAGGGAATCGGCAGCCTCTTCTCCCTGCCCGAGGGTTACGAGGTCGTCCTCGGCAACGGCGGGTCCACCGCCTTCTGGGACATCGCGGCCTTCGGGCTCGTCGAGAACAAGTCGCAGCACCTCAACTTCGGCGAGTTCTCCTCGAAGTTCGCGGGAAGCGTCAAGGCCGCGCCGTGGCTGGCCGAGCCCACCGTCATCAAGTCCGAGCCCGGCACGCACCCGCTGCCGCAGGCCGAGGCCGGCGTCGACGTGTACGCGCTGACCCACAACGAGACCTCCACCGGCGTGGCCATGCCGATCCGCCGGGTCGAGGGCGCCGACGAGGGCGCGCTCGTGCTGGTCGACGCCACCTCCGGGGCCGGCGGTCTGCCGGTGGACATCACCGAGTCGGACGTCTACTACTTCGCGCCGCAGAAGAGCTTCGCCTCCGAGGGCGGTCTGTGGATCGCGGTCTTCTCCCCCGCCGCGCTGGAGCGCGCCGCGCGGATCGCCGCGAGCGGCCGCTACATCCCGCCGTTCTTCGACCTGCCGACGGCCATCGACAACTCGTCCAAGGACCAGACGTACAACACCCCGTCCATCTCCACGCTGTTCCTGCTCGCGGACCAGCTGGACTGGATGAACGGCAACGGCGGCCTGTCCTTCACCACCGGCCGCACCGCGGACTCCTCCTCGCGCCTGTACACCTGGGCGGAGAAGTCCTCCTACGCCACGCCGTTCGTGACCAACCCGGCCGAGCGTTCGCAGGTCATCGGCACCATCGACTTCGACGACTCGATCGACGCCGCGGCGATCGCCAAGGTGCTGCGCGCCAACGGCATCGTCGACACCGAGCCCTACCGCAAGCTCGGCCGCAACCAGCTGCGCGTGGCGATGTTCCCGGCGATCGAGCCGGCCGACGTCGAGGCGCTGACCGCCTGCATCGACCACGTCGTCGAGAAGCTCTAG
- a CDS encoding LacI family DNA-binding transcriptional regulator — MTGRPTGKDVARVAGVSQATVSLVFSGAAAHRVSGPTRERVLAAAAELGYAPQAAGRQLRLGRTGLLLLAVPNILGPFFARVLAGAQAEAERDGLAVVVSSGWDHATLARAARSGQYDGLLICSPDDGQLGDDLPDALPTVFLDADPALAAGHPRRRIQELDVGGGMAAAVTHLRALGHTRLGHLRSVESAHTFRARQAGFEAAAEGAEVVEVGVSVNGGLEAARAAARTLLASGAPQDRPRAVVCDDDVVAAGVYHVAAELGLRIPDELSVVGIDNIVAAALFAPALTTVDLPGERLGAAGVRLLAAIGAAGDADIDTAAGADRVGPAPDPLPTALIVRGSTAPDPER; from the coding sequence GTGACCGGTCGGCCGACGGGCAAGGATGTCGCCAGGGTGGCCGGGGTGTCGCAGGCGACGGTGTCGCTGGTGTTCTCGGGGGCGGCGGCGCACCGGGTGTCCGGACCGACGCGGGAGCGCGTGCTGGCAGCCGCCGCGGAGCTCGGCTACGCGCCGCAGGCGGCCGGAAGACAGCTGCGACTGGGCCGGACCGGCCTGCTGCTGCTCGCCGTGCCGAACATCCTCGGCCCCTTCTTCGCCCGAGTTCTGGCGGGCGCGCAGGCGGAGGCGGAGCGGGACGGGCTCGCCGTCGTCGTCTCCTCGGGGTGGGACCACGCCACGCTCGCCCGCGCCGCGCGCAGCGGACAGTACGACGGGCTGCTGATCTGCTCGCCCGACGACGGCCAGCTGGGTGACGACCTGCCCGACGCCCTCCCCACGGTCTTCCTCGACGCCGACCCCGCGCTCGCCGCCGGGCACCCGCGCCGACGGATCCAGGAGCTCGACGTCGGCGGCGGCATGGCCGCCGCCGTCACGCATCTGCGGGCGCTCGGGCACACCCGGCTGGGCCATCTGCGCTCGGTCGAGTCCGCGCACACCTTCCGGGCCCGTCAGGCGGGCTTCGAGGCGGCGGCCGAGGGCGCGGAGGTCGTGGAGGTCGGCGTCTCGGTGAACGGCGGCCTGGAGGCCGCCCGCGCCGCCGCGCGGACACTGCTGGCGTCCGGCGCACCGCAGGACCGTCCACGGGCGGTGGTCTGCGACGACGACGTCGTGGCCGCGGGCGTCTACCACGTCGCCGCCGAGCTGGGCCTGCGCATCCCCGACGAGCTCTCCGTCGTCGGCATCGACAACATCGTCGCCGCGGCGCTCTTCGCGCCGGCGCTGACCACCGTGGACCTGCCGGGCGAACGCCTCGGCGCGGCCGGCGTGCGGCTGCTCGCCGCCATCGGCGCGGCCGGCGACGCGGACATCGACACGGCCGCCGGCGCGGACCGGGTCGGGCCCGCGCCGGACCCCCTGCCCACGGCCCTGATCGTGCGCGGTTCCACCGCGCCTGACCCCGAAAGATAG
- a CDS encoding DUF4229 domain-containing protein, which yields MSSKSHATLRYSAMRASIFLATFLVALVLARTGVLPVRGASGVFELLIIAGLVSAPISYVVLSKQRDAMSEQISTGLDRRRADKQTMSGRIAAQNAAEDALDDAVRAER from the coding sequence GTGAGCTCCAAGTCACACGCCACGCTCCGCTACTCCGCGATGCGCGCGAGCATCTTCCTGGCCACGTTCCTGGTCGCGCTGGTGCTGGCCCGCACCGGCGTGCTGCCGGTGCGGGGCGCGTCCGGCGTCTTCGAGCTGCTGATCATCGCCGGCCTGGTGTCGGCGCCGATCAGCTACGTCGTGCTGAGCAAGCAGCGGGACGCGATGTCGGAGCAGATCAGCACGGGGCTGGACCGCCGCAGGGCCGACAAGCAGACGATGAGCGGCCGCATCGCCGCGCAGAACGCGGCGGAGGACGCCCTCGACGACGCGGTCCGCGCCGAGCGCTGA
- a CDS encoding GNAT family N-acetyltransferase, whose translation MALRFTLDPELTPELRDAAVALWADATNAGGAIGFVAPVTPEQVRPTAARAFAGAAEGPDRMLTAHDEETGRLAGFLFFEDQRFELMDHWRTLKRVVVHPDFQGRGHGAALLAEAEDVARAWGLAGLRLTCRGGLGLERFYERCGYKEVGRIPGVIRVAPDDDRDEVFMWLELR comes from the coding sequence ATGGCGCTGCGGTTCACCCTCGACCCCGAGCTGACCCCTGAGCTCCGCGACGCGGCGGTCGCCCTCTGGGCCGACGCCACGAACGCCGGCGGGGCGATCGGCTTCGTCGCGCCGGTCACGCCGGAGCAGGTCCGCCCGACCGCGGCGCGGGCCTTCGCCGGGGCGGCCGAGGGGCCGGACCGGATGCTGACGGCCCACGACGAGGAGACCGGCCGTCTGGCCGGCTTCCTCTTCTTCGAGGACCAGCGCTTCGAGCTGATGGACCACTGGCGCACCCTCAAGCGCGTCGTCGTCCACCCGGACTTCCAGGGCCGCGGCCACGGCGCCGCCCTGCTGGCCGAGGCGGAGGACGTCGCCCGCGCCTGGGGCCTCGCCGGCCTCCGGCTCACCTGCAGGGGCGGGCTGGGGCTCGAACGCTTCTACGAGCGCTGCGGCTACAAGGAGGTCGGGCGGATCCCGGGAGTCATCCGGGTCGCGCCCGACGACGACCGAGACGAGGTCTTCATGTGGCTGGAGCTTCGCTGA
- the mqnE gene encoding aminofutalosine synthase MqnE, which translates to MDAGLKRELEAKVYAGERLSREDGVALYETDDLAWLGGLAHHVRTQKNGDVVHFNVNRHLNMTNVCTASCAYCSFQRKPGEKDAYTMRIEEAVKLAKAMETDQLTELHIVNGLHPTLPWRYYPRSLRALKEALPNVALKCFTATEIHHFEKISGLSASDILDELIDAGLESLTGGGAEIFDWEIRQHIVDHDTHWEDWSRIHRLAHSKGLKTPATMLYGHIEEPRHRVDHVLRLRELQDETGGFQVFIPLRYQHDFHDSRDGKIRNTLQARTTMATGADMIRTFAVSRLLFDNVPHVKVFWVMHGLAGAQLMLNHGADDMDGSVVEYKITHDADGFGTPNKLTRDDLLDLIRDAGFRPVERNTRYETIREYDGPDASRREVPQAMRF; encoded by the coding sequence ATGGACGCAGGGCTCAAGCGCGAGCTGGAGGCGAAGGTCTACGCCGGGGAGCGGCTCAGCCGGGAGGACGGCGTCGCCCTCTACGAGACCGACGACCTGGCCTGGCTGGGCGGTCTCGCCCACCACGTGCGGACGCAGAAGAACGGTGACGTCGTCCACTTCAACGTGAACCGCCACCTCAACATGACCAACGTCTGCACCGCCTCCTGCGCCTACTGCAGCTTCCAGCGGAAGCCGGGTGAGAAGGACGCCTACACGATGCGCATCGAGGAGGCGGTCAAGCTCGCCAAGGCGATGGAGACCGACCAGCTCACCGAGCTGCACATCGTCAACGGCCTGCACCCCACGCTGCCCTGGCGCTACTACCCGCGTTCGCTGCGCGCTCTCAAGGAGGCGCTGCCGAACGTCGCGCTCAAGTGCTTCACGGCCACCGAGATCCACCACTTCGAGAAGATCTCCGGCCTGTCCGCCTCGGACATCCTGGACGAGCTGATCGACGCCGGCCTGGAGTCGCTGACCGGCGGCGGCGCGGAGATCTTCGACTGGGAGATCCGCCAGCACATCGTCGACCACGACACCCACTGGGAGGACTGGTCGCGGATCCACCGCCTGGCGCACTCCAAGGGGCTGAAGACTCCGGCGACGATGCTCTACGGCCACATCGAGGAGCCCCGCCACCGGGTCGACCACGTGCTGCGGCTGCGTGAGCTGCAGGACGAGACCGGCGGCTTCCAGGTCTTCATCCCGCTGCGCTACCAGCACGACTTCCACGACTCGCGCGACGGCAAGATCCGCAACACGCTGCAGGCGCGCACCACCATGGCCACCGGCGCGGACATGATCCGCACCTTCGCCGTCTCCCGGCTGCTCTTCGACAACGTCCCGCACGTCAAGGTCTTCTGGGTGATGCACGGCCTGGCCGGCGCCCAGCTGATGCTGAACCACGGCGCGGACGACATGGACGGCTCGGTCGTCGAGTACAAGATCACCCACGACGCGGACGGCTTCGGAACGCCGAACAAGCTCACCCGCGACGACCTGCTCGACCTCATCCGCGACGCGGGCTTCCGCCCGGTCGAGCGGAACACCCGCTACGAGACCATCCGCGAGTACGACGGTCCGGACGCGTCCCGGCGCGAGGTCCCGCAGGCGATGAGGTTCTGA
- a CDS encoding threonine ammonia-lyase: MTLVTLDELREAQKRIAGVAVRTPLMPCPWADAEGRSLHLKPEGLQPTGAFKIRGAYNRLAALTAEERARGVVAQSSGNHAQAVAYAARALGVKAVIVMPDTSPEVKIENTRSFGAEVILVAMHERDTTPADLVAEHGYVWVPPYDDPYIIAGQGTAGLEIADDATALDLDLQTVLVPVSGGGLISGVATALKLTMPGVRVIGVEPDLAGDAAESFRAGERRAWDFADTHRTIADGLRTNSLGVLPWEHVQAYVDDIITVSEDEIRAAVAVLARRGRLVAEPSGAVTTAAYLYHADELPGSRFAAVVSGGNIDPALLARILAV, translated from the coding sequence ATGACGCTGGTGACCCTGGACGAACTGCGCGAGGCACAGAAGCGGATCGCCGGGGTCGCCGTGCGCACCCCGCTGATGCCCTGCCCGTGGGCTGACGCGGAGGGGCGGTCACTGCACCTGAAGCCGGAGGGGCTGCAGCCCACCGGCGCGTTCAAGATCCGCGGTGCGTACAACAGGCTGGCCGCGCTGACGGCGGAGGAGCGGGCGCGGGGCGTCGTCGCGCAGTCCAGCGGAAACCACGCCCAGGCGGTCGCCTACGCGGCGCGGGCGCTGGGCGTCAAGGCCGTCATCGTCATGCCGGACACCTCACCCGAGGTGAAGATCGAGAACACCCGTTCCTTCGGGGCCGAGGTGATCCTGGTCGCGATGCACGAGCGGGACACCACCCCGGCGGATCTTGTCGCCGAGCACGGCTACGTCTGGGTGCCGCCGTACGACGACCCGTACATCATCGCGGGCCAGGGCACGGCGGGCCTGGAGATCGCGGACGACGCGACGGCGCTGGACCTCGACCTGCAGACGGTGCTCGTGCCGGTCAGCGGCGGCGGCCTGATCAGCGGCGTGGCGACGGCCCTGAAGCTGACCATGCCGGGCGTCCGGGTCATCGGCGTCGAGCCGGACCTGGCCGGCGACGCGGCCGAGAGCTTCCGCGCCGGCGAGCGGCGCGCGTGGGACTTCGCCGACACCCACCGCACCATCGCCGACGGCCTGCGGACGAACTCGCTGGGCGTGCTGCCGTGGGAGCACGTGCAGGCCTACGTGGACGACATCATCACCGTCTCCGAGGACGAGATCCGCGCGGCCGTCGCCGTGCTGGCCCGCCGCGGCCGGCTCGTGGCCGAGCCGTCCGGCGCGGTCACCACGGCGGCGTACCTGTACCACGCGGACGAGCTGCCGGGCAGCCGCTTCGCCGCCGTCGTGAGCGGCGGCAACATCGATCCCGCGCTGCTGGCCCGCATCCTCGCCGTGTAG
- a CDS encoding Lrp/AsnC family transcriptional regulator: MDAVDRQLIQALRENGRASYAELGRLVGLSGPSVTDRINRLEQAGVITGYRATVNPASLGLGVTALIGLQLTDAADHDDVASRLRDLPDVEDCWFIAGDDSYMLKVRVPDVDGLESIVKRLSGTKGVARTRTTVVLSTKWENRAVELPDTELLAEQRKA; the protein is encoded by the coding sequence ATGGACGCGGTGGACAGACAGCTCATCCAGGCGCTGCGCGAGAACGGGCGTGCCTCGTACGCCGAGCTGGGGCGGCTCGTCGGGCTGTCGGGCCCCAGCGTCACCGACCGGATCAACCGACTCGAGCAGGCCGGGGTCATCACCGGCTACCGCGCGACGGTCAACCCGGCCTCGCTGGGCCTCGGCGTCACGGCGCTGATCGGCCTCCAGTTGACCGACGCCGCCGACCACGACGACGTCGCCTCCCGGCTGCGGGACCTTCCGGACGTCGAGGACTGCTGGTTCATCGCCGGCGACGACTCGTACATGCTCAAGGTCCGCGTCCCCGACGTCGACGGGCTGGAGTCGATCGTCAAGCGGCTCTCCGGCACGAAGGGCGTCGCCCGCACCCGCACGACGGTCGTCCTCTCCACGAAGTGGGAGAACCGGGCGGTCGAACTTCCCGACACCGAACTGCTCGCCGAGCAACGGAAGGCGTGA
- a CDS encoding UbiX family flavin prenyltransferase: MQREPWVVGVSGASGTPYAAAVIRGLLGAGEAVDVVVSRAARLTIIDETGISFRDAHWQEDLREWLETPLDRGKPEPFELDDVRYWTAGDFAAGPSSGSYPAKGMIVVPCSAAAVAGIAIGLSKDLLQRAANVTLKERRPLVLCVREAPLSGVTLRQLADLDGEGAVVIPASPGFYAGSASVQQLVDFVAGRVLDSVKVEHRLYRRWEGELGSS; the protein is encoded by the coding sequence GTGCAGCGAGAACCGTGGGTCGTGGGGGTGTCGGGGGCGTCGGGGACGCCGTACGCGGCGGCGGTGATACGGGGGCTGCTCGGGGCCGGGGAGGCCGTCGACGTCGTGGTGAGCCGCGCCGCGCGGCTCACGATCATCGACGAGACCGGGATCTCCTTCCGCGACGCGCACTGGCAGGAGGACCTGCGCGAGTGGCTGGAGACGCCGCTCGATCGGGGGAAGCCGGAGCCGTTCGAGCTCGACGACGTGCGCTACTGGACCGCGGGGGACTTCGCGGCCGGTCCCTCCAGCGGCTCCTACCCGGCCAAGGGCATGATCGTGGTGCCGTGCAGCGCCGCCGCCGTCGCGGGGATCGCGATCGGGCTGAGCAAGGACCTGCTGCAGCGGGCCGCGAACGTCACCCTCAAGGAGCGCAGGCCGCTCGTGCTCTGCGTCAGGGAGGCCCCGCTCAGTGGCGTGACGCTACGTCAACTGGCCGATTTGGACGGCGAAGGAGCGGTGGTGATCCCCGCCTCGCCGGGCTTCTACGCGGGGTCCGCGAGCGTCCAGCAGCTCGTCGACTTCGTCGCCGGACGGGTGCTCGATTCGGTCAAGGTGGAGCACCGGCTGTACCGCCGCTGGGAGGGTGAACTCGGGTCGAGCTGA
- a CDS encoding NADPH-dependent F420 reductase translates to MSDTNAGLGTIAVIGSGNIGGSLGRAFARAGHTVVFGARKPDAPDAVTLAEAVAAGETVVLAIPADAVEGFLREHGPALAGKLLLDATNRFPGPVLHSADLVAELAPGARYARAFNSQPWETYVDPLWDGVPGSLFYTVADESDAPTLEALIEAVGLAPASAGVNRPDLLDAALFLLFPSMQKGRHTGLKVLHD, encoded by the coding sequence ATGAGCGACACCAACGCCGGGCTCGGCACGATCGCGGTCATCGGCTCCGGCAACATCGGCGGCAGCCTCGGCCGCGCCTTCGCCCGCGCGGGCCACACCGTCGTCTTCGGCGCCCGCAAGCCGGACGCCCCTGACGCGGTGACGCTCGCGGAGGCCGTGGCGGCGGGCGAGACGGTCGTGCTGGCCATCCCGGCCGACGCCGTCGAGGGCTTCCTGCGTGAGCACGGCCCGGCCCTGGCCGGAAAGCTGCTGCTGGACGCCACCAACCGCTTCCCCGGCCCGGTCCTGCACAGCGCGGACCTGGTCGCCGAACTCGCCCCCGGCGCGCGCTACGCCCGCGCCTTCAACAGCCAGCCCTGGGAGACCTACGTCGACCCGCTCTGGGACGGCGTCCCCGGCAGCCTCTTCTACACCGTCGCCGACGAGTCCGACGCCCCCACCCTGGAGGCCCTGATCGAGGCCGTCGGCCTCGCCCCGGCTTCCGCCGGCGTCAACCGCCCCGACCTGCTGGACGCGGCGCTCTTCCTGCTCTTCCCCTCGATGCAGAAGGGCCGCCACACCGGCCTGAAGGTCCTGCACGACTGA
- the mqnP gene encoding menaquinone biosynthesis prenyltransferase MqnP produces the protein MTTAVAAPEIGRAKAFMRLVMIEHSVFALPFAYIAALTAMFLADQRVHWVQLFLVTLCMVGLRTFAMAANRIIDREIDARNPRTATRELVTGAVSLRTAYTGSAVALVVFLAAAALLNPLCLALAPIAVIPMVVYPYGKRFTDFPHAILGLAQAMGPIGAWIAVTGTWSWDAVVLGLAVGVWIGGFDLIFACQDVMADRADGVRSVPARFGVPAALYGARAAHVVTMLLLGWYAWLTDAGWAFWMGLAVVAVAFCYEHTIVRPHDLSRLNRAFFQVNGFVGISLFCFALLDLVLRGLGM, from the coding sequence ATGACCACAGCAGTCGCCGCACCCGAGATCGGCAGGGCCAAGGCCTTCATGCGGCTCGTGATGATCGAGCACTCGGTCTTCGCGCTGCCGTTCGCCTACATCGCCGCCCTGACCGCGATGTTCCTGGCCGACCAGCGCGTGCACTGGGTCCAGCTGTTCCTGGTCACCCTCTGCATGGTCGGGCTGCGCACCTTCGCGATGGCCGCCAACCGGATCATCGACCGCGAGATCGACGCCCGGAACCCGCGTACCGCCACCCGCGAGCTGGTCACCGGTGCGGTGTCGCTGCGCACCGCGTACACCGGCTCGGCCGTGGCGCTGGTGGTCTTCCTGGCCGCCGCCGCGCTGCTGAACCCGCTGTGCCTGGCGCTCGCGCCGATCGCGGTGATCCCGATGGTGGTCTACCCCTACGGCAAGCGGTTCACCGACTTCCCGCACGCGATCCTGGGTCTGGCCCAGGCGATGGGCCCGATCGGCGCGTGGATCGCGGTGACCGGGACCTGGTCCTGGGACGCGGTCGTGCTCGGCCTGGCGGTCGGCGTCTGGATCGGCGGCTTCGACCTGATCTTCGCCTGCCAGGACGTCATGGCCGACCGCGCCGACGGCGTCCGCTCGGTCCCGGCCCGCTTCGGCGTCCCCGCCGCACTGTACGGCGCGCGGGCCGCCCACGTGGTGACCATGCTGCTGCTCGGCTGGTACGCCTGGCTGACCGACGCCGGCTGGGCGTTCTGGATGGGTCTGGCGGTCGTCGCGGTGGCCTTCTGCTACGAGCACACGATCGTGCGCCCGCACGACCTGAGCCGGCTGAACCGGGCCTTCTTCCAGGTCAACGGCTTCGTCGGGATCTCGCTGTTCTGCTTCGCCCTGCTGGACCTGGTGCTGCGCGGGCTGGGGATGTGA
- a CDS encoding menaquinone biosynthesis decarboxylase, whose protein sequence is MAYDDLRSFLRALEREGDLKRIKVEVDPYLEVGEIVDRVQKAKGPALLFENVKGSAMPLAMNVFGTERRLAKALGLKSAEEIADKIAGLLKPELPHGFTGVREAFGKLAGMTHVPPKKVKPGEAKCQEVVLTGDDVDLMQLPALFTWPEDGGSFFNLGLTHTKDPDSGVRNLGLYRLQRHDRRTIGMHWQIHKDSRNHAAVAAKRGERLPVAIAFGCPPAVTYAATAPLPGDIDEYLFAGFVAGERVRMVDCRTVPLQVPADAEVVLEGWLEPGEMLPEGPFGDHTGFYTPQEPFPALTIDCVTMRSRPLLQSIVVGRPPTEDGPLGKFTERFFLPLLKVIVPDIVDYDLPEAGGFHNCVIVSIDKKYPKHAQKVMHAIWGAHMMSLTKLIVVVDADCDVHDYQEVAWRALGNVDYSRDLSVVEGPVDHLDHASYQQFWGGKAGIDATRKLPEEGYTRDGGWPEMVLSDPETAERVSKRWKEYGL, encoded by the coding sequence ATGGCTTACGACGATCTACGGTCCTTCCTCCGGGCGCTGGAGCGCGAGGGCGACCTCAAGCGGATCAAGGTGGAGGTCGACCCGTACCTGGAGGTCGGGGAGATCGTCGACCGGGTGCAGAAGGCCAAGGGCCCGGCGCTGCTCTTCGAGAACGTCAAGGGCTCGGCGATGCCGCTGGCCATGAACGTCTTCGGCACCGAGCGCCGGCTGGCCAAGGCGCTGGGGCTGAAGTCCGCCGAGGAGATCGCCGACAAGATCGCCGGGCTGCTGAAGCCGGAGCTGCCGCACGGCTTCACCGGCGTGCGCGAGGCCTTCGGCAAGCTGGCCGGGATGACCCACGTGCCGCCGAAGAAGGTGAAGCCGGGCGAGGCCAAGTGCCAGGAGGTCGTCCTGACCGGCGACGACGTCGACCTGATGCAGCTGCCCGCGCTCTTCACCTGGCCGGAGGACGGCGGCTCCTTCTTCAACCTGGGCCTGACCCACACCAAGGACCCCGACTCCGGCGTCCGCAACCTCGGCCTGTACCGGCTGCAGCGCCACGACCGGCGCACCATCGGGATGCACTGGCAGATCCACAAGGACAGCCGCAACCACGCCGCGGTCGCCGCCAAGCGCGGCGAGCGGCTGCCCGTCGCCATCGCCTTCGGCTGCCCGCCGGCCGTCACCTACGCCGCGACCGCGCCCTTGCCCGGCGACATCGACGAGTACCTCTTCGCCGGCTTCGTCGCGGGCGAGCGGGTCAGGATGGTCGACTGCAGGACCGTGCCGCTGCAGGTCCCCGCCGACGCCGAGGTCGTGCTGGAGGGCTGGCTGGAGCCGGGCGAGATGCTGCCGGAGGGCCCGTTCGGCGACCACACCGGCTTCTACACCCCGCAGGAGCCCTTCCCCGCGCTGACGATCGACTGCGTCACCATGCGCAGCCGTCCGCTGCTGCAGTCCATCGTCGTCGGCCGCCCGCCGACCGAGGACGGCCCGCTGGGCAAGTTCACCGAGCGCTTCTTCCTGCCGCTGCTGAAGGTCATCGTCCCGGACATCGTCGACTACGACCTGCCCGAGGCGGGCGGCTTCCACAACTGCGTGATCGTCTCGATCGACAAGAAGTACCCCAAGCACGCGCAGAAGGTCATGCACGCCATCTGGGGCGCGCACATGATGTCGCTGACCAAGCTGATCGTCGTGGTGGACGCGGACTGCGACGTCCACGACTACCAGGAGGTCGCCTGGCGGGCCCTGGGCAACGTCGACTACAGCCGCGACCTGTCCGTGGTGGAGGGCCCGGTCGACCACCTCGACCACGCCTCCTACCAGCAGTTCTGGGGCGGCAAGGCGGGCATCGACGCGACCCGCAAGCTGCCGGAGGAGGGCTACACCCGCGACGGCGGCTGGCCCGAGATGGTCCTCTCCGATCCGGAGACGGCCGAGCGCGTGAGCAAGCGCTGGAAGGAGTACGGGCTCTGA